Proteins encoded within one genomic window of uncultured Draconibacterium sp.:
- a CDS encoding helix-turn-helix domain-containing protein, which produces MDEIIKRLERLERLIESQSINTKDVLNFNEACHYLELSQSHLYKLTSSGAIPHYKPNGKKIYFNRPELDTWLLRNRSTSKDEIEQQAADYLVKNGRVKL; this is translated from the coding sequence ATGGACGAAATTATTAAACGTCTGGAGAGACTGGAAAGGCTTATTGAAAGCCAAAGTATTAACACAAAAGATGTGCTGAATTTTAATGAGGCATGTCATTATTTGGAGCTATCACAATCGCATTTGTACAAGCTAACAAGTAGCGGAGCTATACCTCACTACAAACCCAATGGTAAGAAGATTTATTTCAACCGCCCTGAGTTAGACACTTGGTTGCTTCGCAACCGCAGTACATCAAAAGATGAAATCGAACAGCAAGCTGCCGATTATCTGGTAAAAAATGGGAGGGTTAAGCTATGA
- a CDS encoding site-specific integrase translates to MKVTLRQRNKNGKISLYLDYYHKGKRKYEYLRLYLIDKPRSSEERSFNKKTLQLGESIRAKRQLELQNGIYGFEDSEKINSLFLTYFELLAEKRRDSDGNYGNWLSTLKHLRNWEKSNIRFADIDREWLEDLKYYLVYDAKTKQGRNLSKNSCVSYFNKVRAALKEAVKDGIILRNPAEGIDGIKEAETKREFLTLEELKSAVKAHCEIPIVKNAFVFSALTGLRFSDIEKLTWSEIQHSDENGYYIRFKQKKTKGQETLPIADDALNFMGERKEGNEKVFQDLTYSDYNNAKIREWMIRAGVEKHITFHCARHTYATLQLTLGTDIYTVSKLLGHKSLKTTEVYAKIIDQKKKEAANRIKLDL, encoded by the coding sequence CCACAAAGGAAAACGGAAGTATGAATATTTACGCTTGTACCTCATCGATAAGCCCCGTTCATCCGAAGAAAGGAGTTTCAACAAAAAGACATTACAGCTAGGCGAAAGCATCCGGGCAAAAAGACAACTGGAATTACAAAACGGTATTTATGGTTTTGAGGATTCGGAAAAGATTAATTCATTATTCCTAACCTATTTTGAATTACTAGCAGAAAAACGGAGAGATTCAGACGGTAATTATGGGAACTGGCTGAGTACATTAAAACATTTACGCAATTGGGAAAAGTCAAATATCCGCTTTGCAGACATCGACCGGGAATGGTTGGAAGATTTGAAGTACTACCTTGTATACGATGCAAAGACCAAGCAAGGCAGAAATCTTTCTAAAAATTCCTGTGTATCTTATTTCAACAAGGTAAGAGCGGCATTAAAGGAAGCGGTTAAAGATGGCATTATTCTGCGTAATCCCGCAGAAGGTATTGACGGAATAAAAGAAGCAGAAACAAAACGGGAGTTTTTAACGCTCGAAGAATTGAAAAGTGCAGTTAAAGCCCATTGTGAAATACCTATCGTTAAAAACGCCTTTGTATTTAGTGCGCTTACCGGGCTTCGTTTCTCTGATATTGAAAAACTCACCTGGTCTGAAATCCAACATTCCGATGAAAACGGTTATTACATCCGATTTAAACAGAAGAAAACCAAAGGACAAGAAACCTTACCCATTGCTGATGATGCGCTAAACTTTATGGGCGAACGAAAAGAAGGCAACGAAAAAGTATTTCAGGATTTAACATACAGCGATTACAATAATGCTAAAATCAGAGAATGGATGATTCGTGCCGGAGTTGAAAAGCACATCACTTTTCACTGCGCAAGGCATACATACGCAACCCTACAATTAACTTTGGGTACTGACATTTACACTGTTTCCAAACTCTTGGGACACAAAAGCCTGAAAACAACAGAAGTGTATGCAAAGATTATCGACCAGAAGAAAAAAGAAGCTGCCAACCGTATAAAACTTGACCTATGA
- a CDS encoding DUF6617 family protein: MSHNLELFNDILFLNHRPWKFGNQSDLKFKQLLLEVKKEYYTHQPNYEVDFVKPLSGIRKYYHAIIEYEAIAYLNDLHSEIKAALSDNEKSYLVHVALTKLISQKLKETAQVIQERDYTPEQFDLKLQSKKVNTNIANESYVLHLLKHHLVRLVMEIQDSYQEYLKEDVLTADEIYYTYFNEAAPERPYIIECEDIPVPIKKPAAKTKPEFKPIYQDIKPIIKSKADYEIIFKPELFGAVEYKLYEYGIIDIEYYFIKSKKRSNHTLLAAVYRVLIDNNYFRRNIIGTNGKYTDLDIRKYLDERYSTDISQQFRRLTQEQIEESKIKLPWLDNIRRIS; this comes from the coding sequence ATGAGCCACAACTTAGAACTTTTCAACGACATACTTTTTCTGAATCACCGTCCTTGGAAATTCGGGAACCAATCAGACTTAAAATTCAAGCAGTTATTACTTGAAGTCAAAAAGGAATACTACACCCATCAACCAAACTATGAGGTTGATTTCGTCAAACCTCTTTCGGGTATTCGCAAATACTACCATGCAATAATAGAATACGAAGCCATTGCCTACTTAAACGATTTGCATTCGGAAATAAAGGCAGCATTAAGCGACAATGAGAAATCATATCTTGTACATGTTGCTCTTACCAAATTGATTTCCCAAAAGCTCAAAGAAACAGCACAGGTAATCCAGGAAAGAGATTACACGCCGGAGCAATTCGATTTAAAACTCCAAAGCAAAAAAGTAAATACCAATATTGCCAACGAATCCTATGTCTTACATTTATTAAAACACCACCTGGTAAGACTGGTGATGGAAATACAAGATTCCTATCAGGAGTATTTGAAAGAAGATGTTTTGACAGCTGATGAAATCTATTATACCTATTTTAATGAAGCTGCGCCCGAAAGACCATACATTATCGAATGTGAGGATATTCCTGTACCAATTAAAAAGCCCGCAGCAAAAACTAAACCTGAATTTAAACCAATTTATCAGGACATAAAACCAATCATAAAATCAAAGGCTGATTACGAAATTATTTTTAAACCAGAGCTATTTGGAGCTGTTGAGTATAAGCTTTATGAATACGGAATTATTGATATTGAATACTATTTCATCAAAAGTAAAAAACGATCAAACCATACCCTCCTTGCCGCAGTCTACCGTGTTTTAATTGACAATAATTATTTCAGAAGAAACATAATTGGAACAAATGGGAAATACACCGACCTTGACATCCGTAAATATCTGGATGAAAGATATTCAACGGATATTTCACAACAATTTAGGAGACTTACTCAAGAGCAAATCGAAGAATCAAAAATTAAATTACCCTGGTTAGATAATATTAGACGTATTTCTTAA
- a CDS encoding helix-turn-helix domain-containing protein, translating to MKQTRTEAFKQSWIDGQDVMLALKVSKRTLQTMRDTGILPYSRINGKFYYKVEDLEKLLESNYSRNFKSGSHD from the coding sequence ATGAAACAAACCAGAACCGAAGCGTTCAAACAATCGTGGATTGACGGACAGGATGTAATGCTTGCACTGAAAGTAAGCAAGCGCACATTGCAAACCATGCGGGATACGGGGATTCTCCCCTATTCCCGTATCAATGGCAAATTCTATTATAAAGTTGAAGACCTCGAAAAACTCCTGGAAAGCAACTATTCCCGAAACTTTAAAAGTGGCAGCCATGATTAA